The Nitrosomonas sp. sh817 genome includes a window with the following:
- a CDS encoding SDR family oxidoreductase translates to MKTVLITGCNRGIGLEFARQYASGGWQVFACCRKPAAADALNRLANQYPDRIQVHALDVADHRQIEQLSQTLAGQPVDLLINNAGVYPPERGDAFGSTDYAAWQQAFEVNTMAPLKMTEAFIRQVSRSELKTIVTITSKMGSIADNRGGGSYIYRSSKAGVNIVMKSLSIDLNPKKIIAVLLHPGWVKTDMGGPGALITAEQSVTGMRRVIGNLTLQDSGKFYAFDGKEIPW, encoded by the coding sequence ATGAAAACAGTATTGATCACCGGCTGCAACCGCGGCATCGGACTTGAATTCGCGCGCCAATACGCCAGCGGCGGCTGGCAGGTTTTCGCGTGTTGCCGCAAACCGGCGGCAGCGGATGCGCTCAACCGCTTAGCTAACCAATATCCCGATCGTATCCAGGTGCATGCGCTGGATGTCGCCGATCACCGGCAAATCGAGCAATTGTCGCAAACCTTGGCCGGTCAACCGGTCGACTTGCTGATTAACAATGCCGGCGTTTATCCGCCGGAGCGCGGCGATGCGTTCGGCAGCACCGATTATGCCGCATGGCAGCAAGCTTTTGAAGTCAACACCATGGCGCCGCTGAAAATGACCGAAGCGTTCATCCGGCAAGTGTCGCGCAGCGAGCTCAAAACCATCGTCACCATCACCAGCAAAATGGGCAGCATCGCCGATAATCGCGGCGGTGGAAGCTATATCTACCGCTCCAGCAAAGCGGGTGTCAACATCGTGATGAAAAGCCTGTCAATCGACTTGAATCCCAAGAAAATCATTGCCGTCCTGCTCCATCCCGGCTGGGTAAAAACCGACATGGGCGGCCCCGGCGCGTTGATCACCGCCGAACAAAGCGTCACCGGCATGCGCCGCGTGATCGGCAACCTCACACTGCAAGATTCCGGCAAGTTTTATGCGTTTGATGGAAAGGAAATACCTTGGTGA
- a CDS encoding C13 family peptidase, which yields MDLYAGIAKESKQSTLVRESQSLIQNLFCGIRLLGFRRNAIAQAIATHNQLALLVVFYSLTALAISYSLTSEPTFDLFGLSYLGVELLIVLMVGFVVTKVTHNRDHLLLFLVLAYSVLPFLYLISFVALPQLPDDYLETGYTIYAVWSFLVCFFLALQLLDFHKIRALLLAVFWMSATYPLVNMPFSFWYEDFDYSNVMDAYSNADLSYINQEDVYYSQYRLLNNALSAVEPGKEGVTDLFFVGFGSDAAQDVFMREVGHVQRAMNKNLGASGRSVVLINNLKTIDTTPLASASNLRIALSHVGGKMNREEDVVFLYLTSHGSSDHELSVNMWPLELNDVRPEDIKAYLDDAGIRWRIILISACYSGGFIDALRDDHSLILTAAAADKASFGCTHENEYTYFGEALFRSLDDRPYQFIENFSEAIEKIRQRELSENLTPSEPQLFIGDSMREKLKLLEQDMVRYAPERFAAY from the coding sequence ATGGACTTATATGCAGGTATCGCCAAAGAATCAAAACAATCCACGTTAGTGAGAGAATCTCAGAGTCTCATTCAAAATCTTTTTTGCGGCATCCGATTGCTTGGCTTTCGCCGGAATGCGATCGCGCAAGCGATTGCGACGCATAATCAATTGGCCTTGCTCGTGGTTTTTTACAGTTTAACCGCGCTGGCCATTTCTTATTCGCTGACATCCGAGCCGACCTTCGATTTATTTGGCTTAAGTTATCTTGGAGTTGAATTACTGATTGTGCTGATGGTCGGCTTTGTGGTGACAAAGGTCACGCATAACCGGGATCATTTATTGCTGTTTTTAGTGTTGGCTTACAGCGTCTTACCATTCCTTTATTTGATATCTTTTGTTGCGTTGCCGCAGTTGCCGGACGATTATCTGGAGACCGGTTACACGATCTATGCCGTTTGGAGTTTTCTCGTTTGTTTTTTTCTTGCATTGCAACTGCTGGATTTCCACAAAATCCGGGCGCTTTTGTTAGCGGTTTTTTGGATGAGCGCAACGTATCCTTTAGTCAATATGCCATTCAGTTTCTGGTACGAGGATTTTGACTATTCAAATGTCATGGATGCGTATAGCAATGCCGATTTGAGCTACATTAATCAGGAAGATGTTTATTACAGCCAGTATAGGCTTCTGAATAACGCGCTCAGTGCTGTCGAACCCGGCAAGGAAGGCGTGACGGATTTGTTTTTTGTAGGATTTGGTTCCGATGCCGCGCAGGATGTCTTCATGAGAGAAGTTGGCCATGTGCAGCGCGCCATGAATAAAAACCTGGGGGCATCGGGACGGTCGGTGGTATTAATCAATAACCTGAAAACCATCGATACCACCCCGCTCGCGTCCGCTTCCAATTTAAGAATCGCTTTGAGTCATGTGGGCGGTAAGATGAACCGTGAGGAAGACGTGGTGTTTTTGTACCTTACCAGTCATGGATCGAGTGATCACGAGCTTTCAGTCAATATGTGGCCGCTCGAACTCAACGATGTGCGCCCTGAAGATATCAAAGCTTATCTGGATGACGCCGGTATCCGCTGGCGCATTATTCTGATTTCAGCGTGTTACTCCGGCGGGTTTATTGATGCGTTGAGGGATGATCATAGCTTGATTCTCACTGCGGCGGCGGCTGATAAAGCATCTTTTGGGTGTACTCATGAGAACGAGTATACGTATTTTGGCGAAGCCTTATTTAGAAGCTTGGATGACAGGCCTTATCAATTTATTGAAAATTTCAGTGAAGCTATCGAGAAAATACGGCAGCGCGAGCTGTCTGAAAATTTGACCCCTTCCGAGCCTCAATTATTTATCGGTGATTCCATGCGAGAGAAGCTGAAGCTGTTGGAACAGGATATGGTCCGGTATGCGCCCGAAAGATTTGCCGCTTATTGA
- a CDS encoding SLC13 family permease, which yields MEWQGWFTLGLCGTVLASLIFTKIGPHLIMIGALTILSVTGILQSGDVLSGFSNSGLITVAGMFVVAAGMHASGAIDLLVNKLLGRPKTSRAALNRMFWPVAFLSSFLNNTPVVATMIPAIYSWSRKIGIPPSKLMIPLSYTAILGGTVTLIGTSTNLIVNGQYQTLTGEAGFSLFSITAVGLPVAIAGFLFMWLFFPKLLPDRKQGEVFSNLREFTLEVSIDPNGPLVGKTVEQAGLRHLQRVYLVEIERNGTALAVVSSEEVLQGGDRLVFAGDTDAISDLLRINGIIPSSDDGQLHAFAQRHPERRLVEAVVSPHCSAIGYAIREARFRARYGAAVLAVARNGERIKGNLGSIILQPGDTLLLEARPAFVTRQRYNKDFLLINDLNTEAPRHDRAVIAWAILLGIVTLASFEVITMLNAALIGACLMIITGCCSPGQAEKSLDLTVILTIAASFALGMALEKTGVAKYLAGNIVDISGGTPWLLLILTYLAVSLLTEVITNNAAALLMLPIVLEITAEADLNHIPFVLAIMMAASASFATPLGYQTNMMVYGPGEYRFTDFLKVGIPMNIVAGIVTITVLLIGWPLTR from the coding sequence ATGGAATGGCAAGGCTGGTTTACCCTGGGTTTGTGCGGCACGGTACTGGCGTCATTGATTTTTACCAAGATCGGTCCGCATTTGATCATGATCGGGGCGTTGACGATCCTCAGCGTAACCGGCATTTTGCAAAGCGGCGATGTGCTGAGCGGTTTCAGCAATTCGGGTTTGATTACGGTGGCGGGGATGTTCGTGGTTGCTGCGGGCATGCACGCTTCCGGCGCCATCGATTTGCTGGTCAACAAGCTGCTGGGCCGTCCTAAAACCTCGCGCGCGGCGTTGAACCGGATGTTCTGGCCGGTAGCGTTTTTGAGTAGTTTCCTGAATAACACCCCGGTTGTCGCGACCATGATTCCGGCGATTTACAGTTGGTCGCGCAAAATCGGGATTCCGCCATCCAAACTGATGATTCCGCTGAGTTACACGGCGATTCTCGGTGGTACCGTGACGCTGATCGGCACCAGCACCAACCTGATCGTGAACGGCCAGTATCAAACGTTGACCGGTGAGGCCGGTTTTTCCTTGTTTTCAATTACCGCGGTCGGCTTGCCGGTGGCGATCGCCGGGTTTCTGTTCATGTGGTTGTTTTTTCCGAAATTGCTGCCCGACCGCAAGCAAGGCGAAGTCTTTTCGAATTTGCGCGAATTTACGCTGGAGGTTTCCATCGATCCGAACGGTCCGCTGGTCGGTAAAACGGTCGAGCAAGCCGGGCTCCGGCATTTGCAACGGGTATATCTGGTAGAGATCGAGAGGAACGGCACCGCGCTGGCGGTGGTTTCTTCAGAGGAAGTGCTGCAAGGCGGCGACCGGTTGGTGTTTGCGGGGGATACCGATGCGATTTCCGATTTGTTGCGCATTAATGGCATTATTCCGTCGAGCGATGACGGGCAACTGCATGCTTTCGCGCAGCGGCATCCGGAAAGACGATTGGTCGAAGCGGTGGTATCCCCGCATTGCTCGGCGATCGGGTACGCCATCCGCGAGGCCCGTTTCCGCGCCCGCTACGGCGCGGCGGTGCTGGCTGTCGCGCGAAATGGCGAGCGCATTAAAGGCAATCTCGGCAGCATCATTTTGCAGCCGGGCGATACGTTATTGTTGGAAGCCCGGCCGGCATTCGTTACGCGGCAGCGTTACAACAAGGATTTTTTACTGATTAACGATCTCAATACCGAAGCGCCGCGGCATGACCGGGCCGTCATCGCTTGGGCTATTTTGCTCGGGATCGTCACGCTGGCGAGCTTCGAGGTGATTACCATGCTCAATGCCGCGCTGATCGGCGCATGTTTAATGATCATTACCGGCTGCTGCTCACCCGGCCAGGCGGAAAAGAGCCTGGATCTGACGGTTATCCTGACGATCGCGGCGTCGTTCGCGCTTGGCATGGCGCTGGAAAAAACCGGTGTCGCCAAATACCTGGCGGGCAATATCGTCGATATCAGCGGCGGAACGCCTTGGTTGTTGTTAATTCTCACGTATCTTGCGGTGTCGCTGTTAACCGAAGTGATCACCAATAATGCGGCGGCGCTGCTGATGCTGCCGATCGTGCTGGAGATTACCGCTGAAGCCGATTTGAACCATATTCCCTTTGTATTGGCCATCATGATGGCGGCTTCCGCCAGTTTTGCCACGCCGCTGGGTTATCAAACCAACATGATGGTGTATGGCCCCGGTGAGTACCGCTTCACGGATTTTCTGAAGGTTGGAATACCCATGAATATCGTTGCCGGCATTGTCACAATTACGGTGCTCTTAATCGGTTGGCCATTGACCCGATGA
- a CDS encoding Lon protease family protein, whose amino-acid sequence MTVIPPLKPHQLYRSCDPDQFTFQTTSELADLTEIIGQKRALEAIRFGSGIRQEGYNLFVLGPPGMGKHSLVRQFLESKASTESKPYDWCYLHNFSQPHKPKMLKLPSGKGEELRLHMEQLVDYLRTAIPAQFESEDYRNQLNAIHQEFNEQQEREIGELGVEAQKKEIILLRTPEGFALAPSRNHEVIPPEQYDKLPQIEKDRIETAIAELQTNLERILSHLPMRRRERNERIKQLNRDTMLSTVAHMFNELRSIYNDLPDVLEYFDAVQQDMVIHVDDFRKPDESINISGMTIVTHQTFNNYQINVLTSNAQTQGAPIVFEDNPTYSNLIGRVEYLSQFGALVTNFTLIKAGALHRANGGYLLLDARKILMQPFAWEGLKRALQARKIHIESLGQVYSLINTVSLEPEPIPLDVKVILFGDRIYYYLLQEYDPEFSELFKVAADFEETIEWNAGNHLLYAQLIATLIRKEGLLPFDCHAVARVIEYSGRLAGDSEKLSMHMRNIADLLVEADFWAREAHHNIVLASDIQQAIDARVRRQDRVRDRLYEAIQRNILMIDTQGSVIGQVNGLSVIELGGFAFAQPTRITATTRFGKGDMINIEREVKLSGAIHSKGVLILSAFLAARYAKNQPLALSASLVFEQSYGMIEGDSASLAELCALLSHLADAPIDQSLAITGSVNQFGQVQAIGAVNEKIEGFFDICAARKLTGNQGVLIPASNVQHLMLRKNVVDAVAAGAFHIYTVENVDQAIMLLTGKQPGEMDQDGKYPEDSINFEISKRLTELARLNQSFAQTSGKSL is encoded by the coding sequence ATGACTGTAATTCCACCACTGAAGCCGCATCAACTATACCGCTCATGCGATCCGGATCAGTTCACTTTCCAAACAACATCGGAATTAGCGGATCTGACCGAAATCATCGGACAAAAGCGTGCGCTGGAAGCCATACGCTTCGGTTCCGGCATCCGTCAGGAAGGCTATAACCTCTTTGTGCTGGGTCCGCCCGGTATGGGCAAGCACAGCTTAGTGCGCCAATTTCTTGAAAGCAAAGCCAGTACCGAATCAAAGCCGTATGACTGGTGCTATTTGCATAATTTTTCCCAGCCACACAAACCAAAAATGTTAAAACTCCCTTCCGGGAAAGGGGAAGAATTGCGATTGCACATGGAGCAGCTGGTGGATTATTTGCGTACTGCGATCCCCGCCCAGTTCGAGAGTGAAGACTACCGCAATCAACTCAATGCGATTCATCAGGAATTTAATGAGCAACAGGAACGCGAAATCGGTGAACTCGGTGTTGAAGCCCAGAAAAAGGAAATTATCCTGCTACGTACTCCGGAAGGTTTTGCACTTGCTCCTAGCCGTAACCACGAAGTAATTCCGCCAGAACAGTACGACAAACTGCCACAAATTGAAAAAGACCGGATTGAAACCGCAATCGCGGAGCTACAAACCAATCTGGAAAGAATTCTCAGCCATCTGCCAATGCGTCGCCGCGAGCGTAACGAGCGCATCAAGCAACTGAATCGCGACACGATGTTGTCAACCGTTGCGCATATGTTCAACGAATTACGCTCGATCTACAATGATTTACCCGATGTACTCGAGTATTTTGATGCCGTTCAACAAGACATGGTTATCCATGTTGATGATTTCCGCAAACCCGATGAATCCATCAATATTTCCGGAATGACAATCGTCACGCATCAGACGTTCAATAATTATCAGATCAATGTCTTGACCTCTAACGCACAGACTCAGGGTGCGCCGATCGTTTTTGAAGACAACCCCACTTACAGCAATTTGATTGGCCGCGTCGAATACCTTTCCCAGTTTGGTGCATTGGTTACCAATTTTACATTGATCAAAGCAGGTGCATTGCACCGGGCGAACGGCGGCTATCTGCTCCTGGATGCGCGCAAGATTCTGATGCAGCCGTTTGCTTGGGAAGGATTGAAACGCGCGCTGCAAGCGCGAAAAATCCACATTGAATCACTCGGGCAAGTTTACAGCCTTATCAACACAGTTTCGCTTGAGCCCGAGCCAATTCCACTCGATGTCAAAGTCATATTATTCGGCGATCGCATTTATTACTATCTCTTGCAGGAATATGATCCGGAATTTAGTGAGCTATTTAAGGTAGCCGCTGATTTCGAAGAAACCATCGAATGGAATGCCGGCAATCATCTCCTTTATGCACAACTGATCGCCACACTAATCCGCAAAGAAGGATTATTGCCCTTTGATTGTCATGCTGTAGCGCGTGTAATCGAGTATAGCGGGCGCTTGGCGGGTGATTCGGAAAAACTATCTATGCATATGCGCAATATCGCTGACCTGCTCGTGGAAGCCGATTTCTGGGCGCGCGAAGCGCATCACAATATTGTCCTTGCAAGCGACATTCAACAAGCGATCGATGCCCGGGTCCGCCGTCAAGACCGTGTCAGGGATCGTCTTTATGAAGCAATCCAGCGCAATATTCTGATGATCGACACGCAAGGGTCTGTGATAGGGCAAGTTAACGGACTCTCGGTGATCGAGTTGGGCGGATTCGCTTTTGCACAACCGACCCGGATTACGGCTACAACCCGCTTCGGCAAGGGCGACATGATTAATATCGAACGCGAAGTCAAACTTTCCGGCGCCATCCACTCCAAAGGCGTATTAATACTCTCTGCATTCCTTGCAGCACGTTATGCAAAGAATCAACCCTTGGCTTTGTCCGCCAGTCTGGTATTTGAGCAATCTTATGGCATGATCGAAGGTGACAGCGCTTCACTTGCAGAGTTATGCGCACTGCTTTCTCATCTCGCAGATGCGCCCATTGACCAATCATTGGCTATCACAGGCTCAGTCAATCAATTCGGCCAGGTCCAAGCAATTGGCGCGGTCAACGAAAAAATAGAAGGGTTCTTTGATATCTGCGCGGCGCGCAAACTAACCGGAAATCAAGGCGTGCTAATCCCAGCCAGCAATGTTCAGCACCTGATGCTGCGTAAAAATGTCGTCGACGCGGTTGCTGCCGGTGCGTTTCACATTTATACCGTGGAAAACGTCGATCAAGCCATCATGCTGCTCACCGGAAAACAACCAGGTGAAATGGATCAAGACGGTAAATATCCCGAAGACAGCATCAATTTCGAAATTTCCAAACGATTGACGGAATTAGCAAGGCTTAATCAATCATTTGCACAGACGAGTGGAAAATCGCTTTAA
- a CDS encoding CopD family protein: MIEIIAAVARWSQLTANLIVFGSCVFLAIIWQASNIQETPWMARLEKLFPWLAGITVIGLIGILATTTGDATGDVSDAWNPAAWIDVVKRTQIGHIWAAREFLAIVLLCAVIKMQGIERARWHYVLCAVLAALPLVAGTLMSHSSADEMSFEAIAPYAIHILLAGIWFGALPAFLLILLNLNKDIGRSATLAAVGYLQKFSAVALLAMILIMVTGVIVTGRLVDEKYHTLVSSPYGWLLDSKLVILTVILLIAYQARNHWLPKLTGMQNQERSDSVAHLNQWVRIEFALALVLVLVATILANTLPAKHTMIDNWPFPFRFSISAVWDDPDVEGQVWFGLALLTLGIATAWFAIRENTGGKTLKFLLPGAFGISSLALALPPLTIEAYPETYKKPTVPIDAISIVAGAQLFAEHCVACHGPQGKGTRPVADPDVRDPTDLLTQEHTAKYTVGNVYHQLSRGIPGTEMPGFADKLSEEERWDLINFLHAMSRGFDARLLGTMIVPETPVIGSPVFNYSASDGTSGNLKDFRLQKNVLMVLFAWPSAKDRFFQLAASYERIRDLNTEILAVPIHPLTDEQLQQITAIAPFPVVTEGWEEIKNAYWWFRRIRMVPDLSGKGMFPQHMEFLTDRFGYLRARWVAQFEGFGWQNVGALVSQVKQLNEEGEIMPPPGEHAH, encoded by the coding sequence ATGATTGAAATCATTGCAGCAGTGGCCCGCTGGTCACAATTAACCGCTAATTTGATCGTTTTTGGCAGTTGCGTGTTTCTTGCCATCATCTGGCAAGCGAGCAACATTCAGGAAACGCCTTGGATGGCGCGGCTGGAGAAGCTTTTCCCGTGGCTGGCGGGGATTACCGTGATCGGGCTGATCGGCATTCTGGCGACGACTACCGGCGATGCAACCGGTGATGTCAGCGATGCCTGGAATCCCGCGGCCTGGATCGATGTTGTAAAGCGCACGCAGATCGGCCATATCTGGGCGGCCAGGGAGTTTCTCGCGATCGTGTTGTTATGCGCGGTGATTAAAATGCAAGGAATCGAGCGCGCCCGCTGGCACTACGTGCTGTGCGCGGTGCTCGCGGCTTTGCCGCTGGTGGCGGGTACTTTGATGAGCCATTCCAGCGCCGATGAAATGTCGTTCGAGGCGATCGCGCCGTATGCTATTCATATTCTGCTGGCGGGTATTTGGTTCGGCGCATTGCCGGCCTTCCTGCTGATCTTGCTGAATTTGAACAAGGATATCGGCCGGTCCGCCACACTAGCTGCGGTCGGGTATTTGCAGAAATTTTCCGCAGTGGCGCTACTCGCGATGATTCTGATCATGGTAACCGGCGTAATCGTTACCGGCCGCCTGGTCGATGAAAAATACCATACGTTGGTATCGAGTCCTTACGGCTGGCTGCTGGACAGCAAGCTGGTAATTTTGACGGTCATTCTGCTTATTGCTTACCAAGCGCGCAACCACTGGCTGCCCAAGCTGACCGGAATGCAAAACCAGGAACGTAGCGACAGCGTGGCGCATTTGAATCAATGGGTGCGCATCGAATTCGCATTGGCATTGGTGCTGGTTCTGGTCGCGACGATCTTGGCGAATACGCTGCCCGCCAAGCATACGATGATCGATAATTGGCCGTTCCCGTTCCGCTTTTCGATCAGCGCCGTCTGGGATGATCCGGATGTCGAAGGCCAGGTATGGTTCGGGCTGGCATTGCTGACTCTTGGAATTGCGACCGCCTGGTTCGCGATCCGCGAGAATACCGGCGGCAAGACGCTGAAATTTCTGTTGCCGGGCGCGTTCGGCATCAGTTCGCTGGCGCTGGCATTGCCGCCGCTGACGATTGAAGCGTATCCGGAAACGTACAAAAAACCGACCGTGCCGATCGACGCGATTTCCATCGTCGCCGGCGCGCAATTGTTCGCGGAGCACTGCGTTGCTTGTCATGGCCCGCAAGGCAAGGGCACCCGGCCGGTGGCCGATCCCGACGTGCGCGATCCGACCGATTTGCTAACCCAGGAACATACCGCGAAATATACCGTCGGCAATGTTTACCACCAATTATCGCGCGGTATTCCGGGAACCGAGATGCCGGGATTCGCCGATAAATTGTCGGAAGAAGAGCGCTGGGATTTGATCAATTTCCTGCATGCGATGTCGCGCGGTTTCGATGCGCGCCTGCTGGGCACCATGATCGTGCCGGAAACGCCGGTGATCGGCTCGCCGGTGTTTAATTACTCCGCCAGCGACGGCACTAGCGGCAATCTGAAAGATTTCCGCCTGCAAAAAAATGTGCTGATGGTGCTGTTCGCCTGGCCGTCAGCGAAAGACCGCTTTTTTCAGCTGGCGGCATCGTATGAGCGGATCCGCGATTTGAACACGGAAATTTTGGCGGTACCGATTCATCCGCTGACCGATGAGCAATTGCAGCAGATTACCGCGATTGCGCCATTCCCAGTCGTCACCGAAGGCTGGGAAGAAATCAAGAATGCTTACTGGTGGTTCCGGCGTATCCGCATGGTGCCGGATTTATCGGGCAAAGGCATGTTCCCGCAACACATGGAATTTCTGACGGATCGTTTCGGCTATCTGCGCGCGCGATGGGTGGCGCAATTCGAGGGATTCGGCTGGCAGAATGTCGGTGCGCTGGTATCACAAGTCAAGCAACTGAACGAGGAAGGTGAAATCATGCCGCCGCCGGGCGAACATGCGCATTAA
- a CDS encoding DUF3617 domain-containing protein yields MRKTLAALLLSLAMTPVLAHQHIRPGLWEVTTRSDLLALVPHIPAEHMQQLSDLAQRYGLKLPKIENGAATSHVCITEAMASEDVPSYFYEHRSGCTVQNATRTGNRYQLELTCSNAHFQGNGTAEGTFISPESFTGRTEFDSTVSGAPVHATAQTRARWIGERCTAVNPLP; encoded by the coding sequence ATGCGAAAAACACTCGCCGCCCTGTTATTAAGCCTAGCGATGACGCCCGTGCTGGCGCATCAACACATCCGCCCCGGACTATGGGAAGTCACCACCCGCTCCGACCTGCTGGCGCTGGTGCCGCACATTCCAGCGGAACACATGCAGCAACTCAGCGACCTCGCGCAGCGCTATGGATTGAAACTGCCTAAAATCGAGAACGGCGCCGCCACCTCGCATGTCTGCATCACCGAAGCGATGGCCAGCGAGGATGTTCCGTCCTATTTTTACGAACACCGCTCCGGCTGCACCGTGCAAAACGCCACCCGCACCGGCAACCGCTATCAACTCGAATTGACGTGCAGCAATGCACATTTTCAGGGCAACGGCACCGCCGAAGGCACCTTCATCAGCCCGGAAAGCTTCACCGGCCGCACCGAATTCGACAGCACCGTCAGCGGCGCGCCGGTGCACGCAACAGCGCAAACCCGCGCCCGCTGGATCGGCGAACGCTGCACTGCAGTCAATCCGCTGCCGTGA
- a CDS encoding cytochrome P460 family protein, with product MLQLKKTLLGGIAPVLLSIALASPVIASDAHHAHGKDHNFGRFTKDNLLLTPKDYREWIFVGAPVTPNDMNEGKAAFPEFHNVYIDPTSWNHWKKTGQFRDGTVIVKELVGVGTKEAPSGHGYFPGEYNGIAAMVKDSKRYPDRPGNWAFFGFESYEAKNGAIQADEACAACHKENAAQDMVFIQYYPVLRAAKPGK from the coding sequence ATGTTACAGTTAAAAAAAACGTTATTAGGTGGTATTGCACCAGTATTGTTATCCATTGCGCTGGCAAGCCCAGTGATCGCTTCCGATGCACACCATGCGCACGGTAAAGACCATAATTTTGGGAGATTCACTAAGGATAATTTGTTGTTGACTCCAAAAGATTATCGCGAATGGATCTTTGTCGGCGCGCCGGTTACACCGAATGATATGAATGAAGGAAAAGCCGCATTCCCAGAATTTCACAATGTTTATATCGATCCAACCAGCTGGAATCATTGGAAGAAAACGGGTCAATTCCGTGATGGAACTGTTATCGTTAAAGAATTGGTGGGTGTAGGAACCAAAGAAGCTCCAAGCGGACATGGTTATTTCCCTGGCGAATATAATGGAATTGCCGCCATGGTGAAAGATTCGAAGCGTTATCCGGATAGACCCGGCAATTGGGCATTCTTCGGTTTTGAATCCTATGAAGCCAAAAACGGTGCGATTCAGGCCGATGAAGCTTGTGCGGCTTGTCACAAAGAAAATGCCGCACAAGATATGGTCTTTATTCAATATTACCCAGTGTTGCGTGCTGCTAAACCTGGTAAATAA